A stretch of the Campylobacter concisus genome encodes the following:
- a CDS encoding 7-carboxy-7-deazaguanine synthase QueE: MSKELELVEAFLSIQGEGAYQGRLAIFLRFLGCNLNCSGFGVQTKSLKTGESLLGCDSIRAVFKGHFNYKIYSVDEILGLVDNLCKGLMQKPIIVLTGGEPLIWYENENFINLVKKLLEDYEVHFETNGTILIDFAKYEIYKKCHFALGVKLANSGVNEQKRINLDAILAIKNNARSSFLKFVLSHFDKSELDEIINIKNQVDLPVWCMAIGANKAELNENALKTAEFAIKHGFNYSERIHIRLWSDKEGV; the protein is encoded by the coding sequence ATGAGCAAAGAGCTAGAGCTAGTTGAAGCGTTTTTAAGTATCCAAGGCGAGGGGGCTTACCAAGGCAGACTCGCTATATTTTTACGATTTTTAGGCTGCAACTTAAACTGCTCTGGCTTTGGCGTGCAAACAAAGTCTTTAAAAACCGGCGAAAGCTTACTAGGATGCGATAGTATAAGGGCTGTTTTTAAAGGGCATTTTAATTATAAAATTTACAGTGTAGATGAAATTTTAGGCTTAGTTGATAACCTATGCAAAGGCTTAATGCAAAAACCTATCATTGTTTTGACTGGTGGCGAGCCGCTCATCTGGTATGAAAATGAAAATTTTATAAATTTGGTAAAGAAATTGCTTGAAGATTATGAAGTGCATTTTGAGACGAATGGCACCATCTTAATTGATTTTGCTAAATATGAAATTTATAAAAAATGCCATTTTGCACTTGGTGTAAAGCTAGCAAATAGCGGAGTTAATGAACAAAAACGCATAAATTTAGACGCTATTTTAGCTATTAAAAATAATGCAAGAAGTAGCTTTTTAAAATTTGTCCTCTCGCACTTTGACAAAAGCGAGTTGGACGAGATTATAAATATAAAAAATCAAGTTGATTTGCCAGTTTGGTGTATGGCAATAGGGGCAAATAAAGCTGAGCTAAACGAAAATGCTTTAAAAACAGCAGAATTTGCCATAAAGCATGGATTTAACTACTCAGAGCGTATCCACATCAGGCTTTGGAGCGATAAAGAAGGTGTTTGA
- the moaA gene encoding GTP 3',8-cyclase MoaA, translated as MLIDKYGRVVDYLRISVTQRCNFRCRYCMPTTPFSWTPRENLLTFEELFLFVKVAIDEGIKKIRITGGEPLVRKDLDVFIKMISDYNPDIDLALTTNGYMLSHFAKRLKDAGLKRINMSLDTLNEQKAKFIAQKSVLHEVLAGFEAAHDAGLKVKINTVALKGVNDDELINLLEFAKFRDSQIRFIEYMENSHAKDDLKGLSSDEILKIISQKYNVTRDGKLPNAPASIYRLDDGYKFGIIDPHKHDFCESCNRIRLSAEGLLIPCLYFEEALSIKKAVEKGDIVAASEILRQVLANKPKENKWAIGASNETSSRAFYQTGG; from the coding sequence ATGCTAATCGATAAATATGGTCGGGTTGTTGATTATTTAAGGATTTCTGTAACTCAGCGTTGCAACTTTAGGTGTAGGTATTGTATGCCTACAACGCCATTTAGCTGGACGCCAAGAGAGAATTTATTAACCTTTGAAGAGCTATTTTTATTTGTAAAAGTGGCTATCGATGAAGGTATAAAAAAGATAAGAATCACTGGTGGCGAACCGCTTGTACGTAAGGATTTGGACGTTTTTATAAAAATGATAAGTGATTATAATCCAGACATCGATCTAGCACTTACTACAAATGGCTATATGCTTTCACACTTTGCTAAAAGGCTAAAAGACGCTGGACTAAAGCGCATAAACATGTCACTTGATACACTAAATGAGCAAAAGGCTAAATTTATCGCACAAAAAAGCGTCTTGCACGAAGTTTTAGCTGGCTTTGAAGCGGCTCATGATGCTGGATTAAAAGTAAAAATCAACACTGTCGCACTAAAAGGTGTAAATGATGATGAGCTTATAAATTTGCTCGAGTTTGCTAAATTTAGAGATTCCCAGATCAGATTTATTGAGTATATGGAAAATTCACACGCTAAAGATGATCTAAAAGGGTTAAGTAGCGATGAAATTTTAAAAATCATCTCACAAAAATATAATGTTACAAGAGATGGAAAACTACCAAATGCGCCTGCGTCTATTTATAGACTTGATGATGGTTATAAATTTGGCATCATAGATCCACACAAGCACGACTTTTGCGAGAGTTGCAACCGTATCAGACTAAGTGCTGAAGGACTTTTGATACCTTGCCTTTACTTTGAAGAGGCTCTTAGCATCAAAAAAGCGGTTGAAAAAGGTGATATCGTAGCTGCAAGTGAAATTTTAAGGCAAGTACTAGCAAATAAGCCAAAAGAGAACAAATGGGCGATAGGCGCTAGCAATGAAACCTCTTCGCGTGCCTTTTATCAAACTGGTGGTTGA
- a CDS encoding 6-pyruvoyl trahydropterin synthase family protein yields the protein MIIRKLFRFENAHIVRFCSSKRCRTSIHGHSYVAEILLSSNFLDNAGMVYDFGLMKQNIKTIIDSFDHATTIFSGDNDEYKNDLKKHSARWIEIPLNPSAEQFCRIFFVLIERLLELSVMKNGEREVKLHSIIVHETDTGYAQCFKEDAINVQMGEIKLDEIKFSDAIIEEWEDKNLFEKIKNRLKIEIPKDV from the coding sequence ATGATTATTAGAAAGCTTTTTAGATTTGAAAATGCACATATTGTGAGATTTTGCAGCTCAAAGCGTTGTAGGACTAGCATCCACGGGCATAGCTATGTGGCTGAAATTTTACTTAGCTCAAATTTTCTTGATAACGCCGGCATGGTCTATGATTTTGGCTTGATGAAGCAAAATATAAAAACGATCATTGACAGTTTTGATCACGCTACGACAATATTTTCAGGCGATAATGATGAATATAAAAATGATCTAAAAAAGCACTCGGCAAGATGGATCGAGATCCCGTTAAATCCAAGTGCAGAGCAGTTTTGCCGTATATTTTTTGTACTCATAGAAAGACTACTTGAGCTTAGCGTGATGAAAAACGGCGAGCGTGAAGTGAAGCTTCATAGCATTATCGTGCATGAGACTGATACAGGCTATGCACAGTGCTTTAAAGAGGACGCCATAAATGTGCAAATGGGCGAGATAAAGCTAGATGAGATCAAATTTTCAGACGCTATCATAGAAGAGTGGGAAGATAAAAATTTATTTGAGAAGATTAAAAATAGGTTAAAAATAGAAATTCCAAAGGACGTTTGA